A window from Vigna angularis cultivar LongXiaoDou No.4 chromosome 7, ASM1680809v1, whole genome shotgun sequence encodes these proteins:
- the LOC108336647 gene encoding protein NUCLEAR FUSION DEFECTIVE 4, producing MPSTAFQWLSLVGIIWLQSITGTNTNFPAYSSQLKQLLSISQFQLNNLAFASDAGKLFGFLSGLASIYLPLWLVLMIGSTLGLVGYGVQYLFITNHISSLSYWHVFFLTVLAGNSICWINTVCYVIAIRNFPSDRQVAVGITTSYQGLSAKVYTTIVDVAGHKKRAIAFLFLNSVLPLLVSLITTPVIREIEVTSPKHSRVGFDVIFAITIATGIYAVMSSLEFVSNKISSLGSLIGILVSLLMPMLVPLSMMIVGSWHKNTEKQRVYNFTTEAGHDERTENEVKEDEESEEVHDVGVREEVETKLMLRRLDFWLYFFVYLFGATLGLVFLNNLGQIAESRGYSGTSSLVSLSSSFGFFGRLMPSIIDYFYRDNRCAISKPGYMMVLMAPIAGAFFLLLNKTHLALYVSTAIIGVCNGAITSIAVSTTTELFGTKNFSVNHNVVVANIPVGSLLFGYLAAIVYHKGGNENGKCMGMECYRNTFIIWGSFSFFGTFLACILHLRTRKFYSHKL from the exons ATGCCTTCAACTGCCTTTCAATGGCTGAGTCTTGTGGGCATCATTTGGCTCCAATCCATAACAGGAACAAACACCAATTTCCCTGCTTACTCATCACAGCTAAAACAGCTTCTTTCCATCTCTCAGTTTCAGCTCAATAACCTTGCTTTTGCCTCTGATGCTGGCAAACTATTTGGTTTTTTATCTGGCCTGGCTTCTATTTACTTACCCCTTTGGCTTGTACTCATGATTGGTTCAACTCTTGGACTGGTTGGCTATGGTGTACAATATCTCTTCATTACAAACCATATCTCCTCTCTCTCCTATTGGCATGTCTTCTTTCTTACTGTTTTAGCAGGAAACAGCATTTGTTGGATTAATACTGTCTGCTATGTCATCGCCATAAGGAACTTTCCATCTGATCGCCAAGTTGCTGTGGGGATAACAACTAGTTACCAAGGGTTAAGTGCTAAGGTTTATACCACCATTGTTGATGTTGCAGGACACAAAAAAAGAGCCATAGCCTTTCTCTTTCTGAACTCAGTCTTGCCTTTGCTAGTTAGCCTGATAACAACTCCTGTGATTAGAGAAATTGAAGTCACAAGTCCTAAACACAGTAGGGTTGGATTTGATGTCATCTTTGCCATAACAATTGCCACTGGAATTTATGCTGTCATGAGCAGTTTGGAGTTTGTCTCAAACAAAATATCTTCACTGGGTAGCCTTATTGGTATTCTAGTGTCCCTTCTCATGCCTATGTTAGTTCCACTTTCCATGATGATAGTAGGGTCATGGcacaaaaatacagaaaaacaaaGAGTCTATAATTTCACTACAGAAGCTGGTCATGACGAGAGAACGGAAAATGAAGTGaaagaggatgaagaaagtgaagaagtTCATGATGTAGGTGTAAGAGAAGAAGTAGAAACCAAGTTAATGTTGAGAAGACTTGATTTCTGGTTATACTTCTTCGTGTATTTGTTTGGTGCAACACTGGGTTTGGTGTTTCTGAATAACTTGGGGCAAATAGCCGAATCCCGAGGCTATTCTGGAACTTCATCGTTGGTgtctttgtcttcttcttttggATTCTTTGGACGTCTCATGCCATCTATAATAGATTACTTTTACAG GGACAACAGGTGTGCAATATCAAAACCAGGTTATATGATGGTATTAATGGCTCCAATTGCTGGGGCGTTTTTCTTACTGCTGAACAAGACTCACCTTGCCTTGTATGTTAGCACTGCCATAATTGGAGTGTGTAATGGTGCAATAACTTCAATTGCTGTGTCGACGACCACTGAACTATTTGGAACCAAGAATTTCTCAGTGAACCATAATGTGGTGGTAGCCAACATTCCTGTGGGGTCCCTTTTGTTTGGATACTTGGCTGCTATTGTTTATCATAAGGGAGGGAATGAAAATGGAAAATGCATGGGCATGGAATGCTACAGGAACACTTTCATCATATggggttccttttctttctttggcACTTTTTTGGCTTGCATTCTACATCTTCGGACTCGCAAGTTTTACTCACATAAACtatag